In one Fusarium keratoplasticum isolate Fu6.1 chromosome 5, whole genome shotgun sequence genomic region, the following are encoded:
- a CDS encoding FCP1-like proteiny domain-containing protein — MNSLNIITARVSPPPSPGQSRSNSISSIGIGIASEDDPSHAQSDDRPSGHDVDPFTQDTFDESRFSTEKSYASEATPLLGDTGEVSKRSSWWHSIPRRLASSIIGSIRWVLATLASPGVYLIACFYDEDGNFAPWTQFGKLFGFHRGTRHKKDMDETEIRSEKEEHGRTTGFRRLAPRPRPVSGSSTTSSGLSSESESDGSRSGSLGRHARSKSLQPAEEGNPGRKSIRIKLNSDEALRQRKHRKTQSAVARTKASDLGSGDLSAHLKSPTSPIAALTKYPRTPAPPRPLIPRRQPSYLNIEAPTKQQKTLILDLDETLIHSMSKGGRMSTGHMVEVRLNTTYVGVGGQTSIGPQHPILYWVNKRPYCDEFLRRVCKWYNLVVFTASVQEYADPVIDWLETERKFFSARYYRQHCTFRQGAFIKDLSSVESDLSNVMILDNSPLSYLFHQDNAIPIQGWINDPTDTDLMHLVPLLEGLQYVHDVRALLALRGGEDGQHMA; from the exons ATGAACTCTTTGAACATCATCACGGCCCGCGTGTCGCCTCCTCCGAGCCCAGGCCAATCGCGATCCAATAGTATAAGCTCCATTGGCATCGGCATTGCCTCCGAAGACGATCCTTCCCACGCCCAATCCGACGATAGACCATCCGGGCACGACGTCGACCCCTTCACCCAAGATACGTTTGACGAGTCGCGGTTCAGTACGGAAAAGTCTTATGCCAGTGAGGCCACGCCCCTATTGGGAGATACCGGCGAAGTCAGCAAGCGAAGCTCGTGGTGGCACTCAATCCCTCGCCGACTCGCCTCGAGCATCATCGGATCTATCCGATGGGTTCTcgcgaccttggcctccccAGGTGTATATCTCATCGCTTGTTTTTacgacgaggacggcaaTTTTGCGCCATGGACTCAATTCGGAAAGCTTTTTGGATTTCATAGAGGAACTCGACATAAGAAAGATATGGATGAGACCGAGATTCGTTCTGAAAAGGAGGAGCATGGGCGGACTACAGGATTTAGAAGGCTAGCGCCGCGGCCCAGGCCAGTATCAggatcttcaacaacatcatcaggACTCTCATCGGAATCGGAATCGGATGGATCACGATCGGGCAGCCTTGGACGGCACGCGCGGTCCAAATCACTGCAACCCGCAGAGGAGGGCAACCCCGGCCGGAAATCTATTCGAATCAAGCTCAACAGTGACGAGGCGCTCAGGCAACGGAAGCATAGGAAAACGCAGTCGGCCGTCGCGCGCACCAAGGCAAGCGACTTGGGCAGTGGCGATCTCTCGGCACACCTCAAGTCTCCTACCTCTCCCATCGCAGCTCTCACCAAGTACCCCAGGACACCGgcacctcctcggcctctcaTTCCTCGGCGGCAGCCTTCATATCTCAACATCGAAGCGCCGACGAAGCAGCAGAAGACGCTGATTCTGGACCTCGACGAGACACTGATTCACAGCATGTCCAAAGGAGGCAGGATGAGCACAGGACACATGGTCGAGGTGCGCCTGAACACGACATACGTGGGGGTTGGTGGACAGACATCGATCGGGCCGCAGCACCCGATACTATACTGGGTCAACAAGCGACCATACTGCGACGAGTTCCTGCGCCGGGTGTGCAAGTGGTACAACCTGGTAGTGTTTACGGCGTCGGTTCAGGAGTACGCAGATCCAGTGATCGACTGGCTGGAGACGGAGAGGAAATTCTTCTCAGCACGGTACTACCGCCAGCACTGCACCTTCCGGCAAGGAGCGTTCATCAAGGACCTGAGCTCGGTTGAGTCTGACCTGAGCAAcgtgatgatcttggacAATAGTCCGTTGAGCTATCTGTTCCACCAAG ACAATGCTATCCCGATCCAAGGCTGGATCAACGACCCGACAGATACAGACCTGATGCATCTGGTGCCTCTGCTGGAGGGACTGCAATATGTACATGACGTGAGAGCGCTGCTTGCGCTCCGAGGTGGCGAAGACGGACAGCACATGGCATGA
- a CDS encoding Ribosomal-L7Ae domain-containing protein produces the protein MAAEKPDKKEKKDKKRSDESGVSKSKKEKKDKKDKKDKLAAALEEKLGQESAPKVAAKAAAAEDSDVEEDKAAELPLERTVVPFALPVADEKGMKKVYKTIRKAAKNNTLKRGVKEVVKTLRKSPPSAPGYTSFPGVVIIAGDISPMDVISHLPVLCEDHNVPFIFVTSRAELGAAAKTKRPTSVVMIMEKADGKKKEKAADKDGEDDGEAFGESYASLVKYVQKEYGKQAFWVKGGTKY, from the exons atggccgccgagaagcccgacaagaaggagaagaaggacaagaagcgaAGCGACGAGTCCGGCGtgtccaagtccaagaaggagaagaaggacaagaaggacaagaaggacaagctcgccgccgccctcgaggagaagctcggccAGGAGTCCGCCCCCAAGGTCgccgccaaggctgccgccgccgaggactctgatgtcgaggaggacaaggccgCTGAACTGCCCCTTGAGCGGACTGTCGTTCCGTTCGCCTTGCCCGTGGCGGACGAGAAGGGCATGAAGAAGGTCTACAAGACTATCCGAAAAG CGGCCAAGAACAACACGCTCAAGCGCGGTGTCAAGGAAGTCGTCAAGACCCTCCGAAAGTCTCCCCCCTCGGCTCCCGGCTACACGTCGTTCCCCGGCgttgtcatcatcgccggcgACATCTCCCCCATGGACGTCATCTCCCACCTCCCCGTGCTGTGCGAGGACCACAACGTGCCCTTCATCTTTGTGACGTCGCGAGCCGAGCTCggcgccgctgccaagaCGAAGCGTCCCACGTCGGTGGTGATGATCATGGAGAAGGCcgacggcaagaagaaggagaaggcggccgacaaggacggcgaggacgacggcgAGGCGTTTGGCGAGAGCTACGCGTCGCTCGTCAAGTACGTACAGAAGGAGTACGGCAAGCAGGCCTTCTGGGTCAAGGGCGGAACCAAGTATTGA